The DNA segment TTATATGATTGTAACAATGCTTCAAAAGATTGCCGTAAATGCAAATATTAATATGGTGTATGTCCAAACAATCTTAAAAATTATTGGGATCGCCTATATTGCAGAATTCGGAGCACAAATTGCTAAGGATGCGGGTCAAGGTGCCATTGCTTCAAAAATTGAATTAGCTGGTAAAGTATTTATTTTAGTCATGGCAATTCCCATCATCACAGCAATCATTGAAACAGTTATTGGGCTTCTACCATACTAACGAAAATTCTCAGGATTTCTAAGTTAGGGGATTAAATCATGAAAAAATAATTATAATAGCAGTCTTAATGTTCTTTCTTCTACCTATTGTTGCACTTGCAGAACCACCACCCCAAGAAAATCTTGTAGAACAACAGCTTTCTCAATTAGGAGTCGATGAAATTAGAGAGTATTGGGAACAAATCGTTACAGAATATGGCGGTTTTTTACCAGAAAATCAAAAAGGCTCATTTATGGAATTTGTCCGAGGGGACAAACAATTCTCAATAAAAGAGTGGCTGCTTGGGTTCGTCCGCTATTTTTTTCATGAGCTGATTGTGAATGGTAAGTTACTTGGAACATTAATCTTATTAACTGTTTTTAGTGTAATACTCCAAAATTTACAAACAGCTTTTGAAAGAAATGCAGTCAGTAAAGTAGCGAATGCGATTGTTTATATGGTGTTAATGATTATTGCGATTAATAGTTTTTATATAGCAGTCAATTATGCGCAATCTGCTATTTCAATGATGATTAATTTTATGATTGCGTTGTTACCATTGTTATTGGCACTCCTGGCCTCTATTGGAAGCCTAACTTCAGTCGCTTTGTTTCATCCACTTATCATTTTGCTCGTAAATTCAAGTGGATTGTTAATCCAGCACTTTGTTTTACCTTTGTTGTTCTTATCAGCATTATTAAGCCTTGTTAGTACGCTAACAGATCATTATAAAGTTACAAAGCTAGCAAATTTATTGCGCAATATTAGTGTAGGTACTCTTGGTATTTTCCTGACAATATTTTTGGGGGTCATTTCCGTACAAGGAGCTGTTACCGCTGTTGCCGATGGCATTACCATTAGGACAGCAAAGTTTGTTACTGGCAACTTTGTACCTGTTGTAGGGCGCGTTTTTACAGATGCAGCTGATACTGTTATGGGGGCATCAATTCTATTAAAAAACACCGTGGGTATAGTTGGTTTGGCAATTCTACTGCTCATATGCGCATTTCCTGCAATTAAAGTTTTAACGTTAGCGATCATTTTTAATCTAGCCGCAGCGGTTCTACAACCCATCGGCGGTGGCGCGATCATCAATAGTTTATCAATTATTGGGAAAGCAGTGATCTTTATCTTCGCAGCTCTAGCAACGGTTTGTCTCATGTTCTTCCTGGCAATCACGATTATGGTGGCTGCAGGGAATTTATCACTAATGATGAGGTAAGAATTTCGGTCGAAGCACTGATAGGAGGATGAACAAATGGATAAGCAAGAAACAATGAAAGAAGTAGGTTCAACGATAGCTTTATCTCTATTTGTTATCGGGTTAATGTATTTCTTCATTTTTCTATAGAACTATATTCCAACCTAGAATTTACGCTTTACATTAGAAGGGAGGCGAGGAACGATGCAGTTTTTAACAGAATGGATTAGCAACATCATTCTACTTATCCTACTAGCAACTATTTTAGAACTCCTCTTGCCTAACTCAAGCTTGCAAAGGTATGTAAAGATGGTTGTTGGTTTGCTTCTGTTAGTCATTATTTTAACGCCACTATTATCAATTTTTTCTAAAGATGTTGATAGCTGGGTATCATCCTTAGGCTTTTCAAACCAATTAGAGGAAAATAATGTACAAATTTCTCTAGAAAATAAGAAAAGAGAAATACAAGAGGTAACTCTTGCATATATTTCAGAACAAGTGGCTGTCCAACTTAAGAGACAAGTAGAAGAGGGGATGATTACAAAGTTTGAAAAAGAGATAGTAGAAGTAGATGTAGCCTTAGAAGATTTTTTAGAAGAAGATGATTACCTAAATAGTATTACGAAAGTATCGATACGACTCAAAAGTATTGAAGACGAGGAAGAGATCGTAAGTGACATTGTACCAGCTGTAGCCCTCGTCAAAATAGATACAACCAATCGTGTAGAGCCAACCACTGAGCAAACGACAAATACAAAAGAGGTTCTTCAATATTTAGCAGCTTCTTGGTTGATACCAGTA comes from the Anaerobacillus sp. CMMVII genome and includes:
- the spoIIIAD gene encoding stage III sporulation protein AD, which encodes MEIIQIVGLGLITTFLALVVKEQKPIFAFLLTVFVGVLIFIFLIDQIYMIVTMLQKIAVNANINMVYVQTILKIIGIAYIAEFGAQIAKDAGQGAIASKIELAGKVFILVMAIPIITAIIETVIGLLPY
- the spoIIIAE gene encoding stage III sporulation protein AE, yielding MIIIAVLMFFLLPIVALAEPPPQENLVEQQLSQLGVDEIREYWEQIVTEYGGFLPENQKGSFMEFVRGDKQFSIKEWLLGFVRYFFHELIVNGKLLGTLILLTVFSVILQNLQTAFERNAVSKVANAIVYMVLMIIAINSFYIAVNYAQSAISMMINFMIALLPLLLALLASIGSLTSVALFHPLIILLVNSSGLLIQHFVLPLLFLSALLSLVSTLTDHYKVTKLANLLRNISVGTLGIFLTIFLGVISVQGAVTAVADGITIRTAKFVTGNFVPVVGRVFTDAADTVMGASILLKNTVGIVGLAILLLICAFPAIKVLTLAIIFNLAAAVLQPIGGGAIINSLSIIGKAVIFIFAALATVCLMFFLAITIMVAAGNLSLMMR
- the spoIIIAF gene encoding stage III sporulation protein AF; its protein translation is MQFLTEWISNIILLILLATILELLLPNSSLQRYVKMVVGLLLLVIILTPLLSIFSKDVDSWVSSLGFSNQLEENNVQISLENKKREIQEVTLAYISEQVAVQLKRQVEEGMITKFEKEIVEVDVALEDFLEEDDYLNSITKVSIRLKSIEDEEEIVSDIVPAVALVKIDTTNRVEPTTEQTTNTKEVLQYLAASWLIPVEKIEVLMEGGSLDQ